The stretch of DNA AGTTTCATTCcataaatacatcaaatttcgGTGAAGCCAAGCCCACTAGACTTGGTTTCaaagaaaagtaaataaataaatgtttacaaaatttatattaaaaaaaataaagacaaaagAGAATCGACAGTTGGTTTAGTTTGGAAAGATCCTGCGTTAATTTAATTTTAGCGTTTTACCAAAAATGATGTATATAGTTGAACAACTCCAACAAAAGGACACCTAATATTTGAAAGGTTAATTTGGAGGCAAGAATCTACACCCACCTACCTCATCATCACAACATACAAACAACCTCAGctgaatcaaaatcaaacatacaTTATAGTTGTTtatgtttattgttttttggtGTCTTCTTGAAGCCATAAACCTTATCTGAGACAGGTTCATCCCATcttaatttttcaacattgtCCTTTGATCCTTTCCTTCTCAATGTGGTTGCTTCACAATTGTAAATCCTCTCTTCTGGGTCACTTACACGCAAAGAAACTTCTCATTTTTTGGCAATTAAGGTAACAAAACTGTTATTATTCGTGCCTTAAGCTTCTTCGTTAGTGGTGGATCGAAACAAGACCGAGGTTGGTTTTTATgttatgttgttgttttttcattatttcttcATCTGGGTTTCTTCAAGTTTGATTTTTTCCTTTTGCTTTTCATTCCTGTCTTCTGGGAATATTTGGTTTAGCTTATAGCTCAAGATTTAGCATTTAGGATTCCTATACCTTTTCAatgtaactttttattttacattctTAATCAATGATAATCGTCAGATCATTAAAAATGTCTGATTTTAGTCATAACTACGTTTAAAGTCATGCAACATATGATCTCataatgtatcaaaattaaactcttaaattaATGCAACTTATAGTATATGTTTAATGCTAAAGATTGCAATCATGTAGTATTCACTTCTTATCTTTTTCATTGCAGTAAATTTATTCTGATAAGTTGAGTTGGTCTTGGATGCTATTGCAATTGATCTTCTACTACTAATTAATGGGATTTCACCTCGTCTTGTTTCTCTTTCTCGCTTCGGTTCGTTTGACATTAACTCAAGATGTTGAACATGGTTCTATTATAGTAGATGGAGTTCAAGCAATTGCTGAAAATGATGATAACTTCATTTGTGCTACTATTGATTGGTGGCCTCATGATAAGTGTGACTACAATTATTGCCCCTGGGGCAATACATCTGTTCTGAATTTGGTTAGTATTATTATATACGTACTCATATACCCCGAAGCACCAACACTTCTCATGAAAGACGTGTCTGGTGTCCGACACCAACACAtgtgattatatttaattaatttatttcttaaattatttCTCATCAAAgacgtgtcagtgtcatgtGTGGTGTTCGTGTTTGTGTCTTTGCTTCATAGCTCATATATATCCCTTGCACATTTTCAATGTGGATTGGCTTTTCAGGACTTATCTAATCCTACCCTTGCAAAGGCAATCCAAGCACTGAAGCCTTTGAGGATAAGAGTTGGAGGTTCATTGCAAGATCAAGTGTACTATGAGGTAGGAAATTTGAAGTCCCCTTGTCAACCATTTCAAAAGATGAAAGGTGGATTGTTTGGATTTTCAAAGGGATGTTTACAAATGAAAAGGTGGGATGAGCTGAATCATTTTTTCAACAACACAGGGTAAGTGAGAATTTTCCTATTTATTAAAAGTCACTTTCTATCACTCTTTGTAGCATGGTAGGAACAATGACTAAATCAACATTTTAGTAGTTGAAATTGTAAAGATTGGTCAATTTAGCTCTTTAAATTTGCGAAATAGCAATTTATTCTCTTAAGTTGAACGACGTTAGTCAATTAAGccatttttccaaatttagcACCacggttttaaaaattctatgTTTGTCTCGATACAGCAATAGACTATTAAAGTCAACATGTAGATCTTTCATCGACTTTGATGGATGTTAACTAAAGTCTAAAAACATATTTCGGTGGAAGGACTAAATCGATTGATGTTATTTAATGGACTAACGTGCTATTTCATAAATTTGAAAGATTAAATTGCTTAATCCTTACAATTTCGAGTActgtaaagaaaaataatttttatggtggAACTTTAGTTTGAGTTAATCACTTGCAGGGCCATGATCACTTTTGGTTTGAATGCACTCCTTGGGAGGCACCTGATTAGTCATAATGTTTGGGGAGGAGATTGGGACAATACAAATACTTATGATTTAATAAATTACACTATTTCAAAGGGATACAAAATTGATTCATGGGAATTTGGTAAGACAAACAGAAGAAAAGCTAtttgttatgacttatgatcaAGTATATTTCATTGGAACTTAATTCTATGCATGCTGTcatataggtaatgagttgagtggTAAAGGCATTGGTGCAAGTGTTGGTGCTGTACAATATGGGAAAGATTTGATAAAGCTTAAGCAAAATTTAAACACATTATACAAGAATGCAAACTTCAAACCTTCACTTATAGCACCTGGAGGATTCTATCAAAAGGAATGGTTTGATAAACTTCTAGAGGTTTCAGGTTCAGGCGTTGTCGACGTGATGACTCATCATGTATATAATTTGGGAGCAGGTTTACATAGTTCTTTATACTATAGTCATTACTTGAGGATATTTAACATTTGATAGGATATTTTTTTAGAGGtataaatgatttgtttttgtttaggTAGTGATGGGAATCTTGTAAATAAGATTCTAGATCCAGCGCGCTTGAGCAAGGTAGAAACAATTTTTGGCAATCTGTCAGAAACCATTCAGAAACATGGTCCTTGGTCGGTTGCTTGGGTTGGAGAAGCTGGCGGGGCATTCAACAGTGGCGGTCGTTATGTTTCTAACACATTTGTGAATAGCTTTTGGTAATGTTTGGCCATTGCTTCCATCATTTCATGTAACAAATGAGAAATTATTgatatgaaattcaaaattcTGAAGTTTAAATTAACTGTAGGTACTTAGATCAACTTGGAATTTCATCCAAATACAACACTAAGGTCTATTGCAGACAGACCTTAATTGGAGGAAACTATGGCCTTCTTAATACCACCACTTTCACTCCCAATCCTGACTACTACAGGCAAGTGTAAATTGAAAAATGTCAAATTGTTGCAAGTTTGCTAAGTTTTTTAATATAGCTAATCCTATGTTTTCGATTTGATTTTGAGCAGTGCACTTTTGTGGCATCAGCTCATGGGGAAAAGTGTTCTTGCAGTTTCCAGTGATGTTTTTTCGCCATTTTTACGCACTTATGCTCATTGTTCAAAAGGCAGAGTAAGTTCAGCTGATACAAGATCATATAGAAAACTGCATGCTGATATTCAACAATACTCTTAGTAGCACAATTCTTATAACAATAATTTGTCTCATTGTGCAGGATGGAGTAACATTTTTGCTAATCAATTTAAGCAATCAGACTAATTTCATACTCGATGTTCATGGCCGCGCGAATGTCACTAATGAAGATGCTAAAAGTAGCATCCATGTAGATAATTCATTCATTAATCATCTCAAGAGAGCATTTTCTTGGGTTGGAACAAAAGGATCAGATGTCATATTCAGGGAGGAGTACCATTTaactacaaaaaataattacCTTAAAAGCAAAACCATGCTGCTGAATGGTAAATCACTAAAGTTAACAGATGATGGAGAAATTCCTAGATTGGATCCAGTACTCAATAATGTACATTCTCCTATACATATAGCTCCTTTATCCATTGCATTTATTGTATACCCCAACTTTGATGCTCCAGTTTGTTTTGGAAATAGTaaagtttaattaaaaaaaaaaggtttcttGAATGTTGCAGAAGAGTGAGCATTAGGAATATGGGATTGTAAGATCtcattgaaattttatatagtAACTGTATACTTTTCTTCACATCAAAGTTGAAACCACATTTGTAATTCTTACTAATATTGTCACAAgatgaaaagaaaattgaaaggaGCAAGTGGCATTGCACAAAAGGTGAATTTAATCTGTAGCAAATTCAAATTTCAGTAAGTGTACACTAAAGATTGTTTTGACCCAAATGATG from Trifolium pratense cultivar HEN17-A07 linkage group LG5, ARS_RC_1.1, whole genome shotgun sequence encodes:
- the LOC123885751 gene encoding heparanase-like protein 1, which produces MGFHLVLFLFLASVRLTLTQDVEHGSIIVDGVQAIAENDDNFICATIDWWPHDKCDYNYCPWGNTSVLNLDLSNPTLAKAIQALKPLRIRVGGSLQDQVYYEVGNLKSPCQPFQKMKGGLFGFSKGCLQMKRWDELNHFFNNTGAMITFGLNALLGRHLISHNVWGGDWDNTNTYDLINYTISKGYKIDSWEFGNELSGKGIGASVGAVQYGKDLIKLKQNLNTLYKNANFKPSLIAPGGFYQKEWFDKLLEVSGSGVVDVMTHHVYNLGAGSDGNLVNKILDPARLSKVETIFGNLSETIQKHGPWSVAWVGEAGGAFNSGGRYVSNTFVNSFWYLDQLGISSKYNTKVYCRQTLIGGNYGLLNTTTFTPNPDYYSALLWHQLMGKSVLAVSSDVFSPFLRTYAHCSKGRDGVTFLLINLSNQTNFILDVHGRANVTNEDAKSSIHVDNSFINHLKRAFSWVGTKGSDVIFREEYHLTTKNNYLKSKTMLLNGKSLKLTDDGEIPRLDPVLNNVHSPIHIAPLSIAFIVYPNFDAPVCFGNSKV